The genomic region CCCGCTGGCCGACTACCCTACCCCGCGCGCCCTGGAAATCGCTGAAATCGCCGACATCGTCGATGCCTACCGCGTAGGTGCCGAGAACGCCAAGGCCGCCGGCTTTGACGGCGTCGAAGTCCACGGTGCGAACGGCTACCTGCTCGACCAGTTCCTGCAAAGCAGCACCAACCAGCGCACCGACAACTACGGTGGCTCCCTGGAAAACCGCGCTCGCTTGCTGCTCGAAGTCACTGACGCAGTGATTGAAGTCTGGGGCGCCGGTCGTGTCGGTGTGCACCTGGCACCACGCGCCGACGCACACGACATGGGCGACGCCAACCTGTCGGAAACCTTCACCTACGTCGCCAAAGAGCTGGGCAAACGCGGCATCGCGTTCATCTGTTCCCGTGAAAAGGAAGCAGGCGACAGCCTCGGCCCACAACTGAAAGCGGCCTTTGGCGGCCCGTACATCGCCAACGAACGCTTCACCAAGGACAGCGCCAACGCCTGGCTGGCCTCCGGCAAAGCCGACGCCGTAGCGTTTGGCGTGCCGTTCATCGCCAACCCGGACCTGCCCGCTCGCCTGAAGGCCGATGCGCCGCTGAACGAAGCACACCCAGAGACGTTCTACGCCAAAGGCCCGGTCGGCTACATCGACTATCCAACCCTGGCACTCTGATCTGCTGAAACGAAAAAGCCCCGGCTTGCGAGAACCGGGGCTTTTTATGGGTGGTGGGAAACACCTGGCATGATTTGAAATGACCGGTCTCCTCTTGAATCATTTTCTATAGCGAAATCAATCCCTGCGCCAACGCCGCGCCCACGGCTTGCCGTCGGCTGAAAGAGCCCAATTTTCGACTCGCATTCGCAATGTGAAAATTGATGGTTCTCTCAGAACATCCCAAGATGCAGCTCATTTCCCAGGTCGTTTTGCCTACCCCGGACCATTTCAGCACTTCAGACTCTCTCAACGTCAGGTTGCAGGGCCGTTCACCCACAACTTTCAAATGTTTTTGTGCGCCTTCCAGAAGAAAGGGAATCAGCATGAATAGCTTCCCCAACGGACCATTCAGCTCATCGCCAAGGTCGTCCTTAAAACTCACACACTGAGCGACATTGAGCGACCCGGCCATTTCGTTGAAACGCAGGGGAATGCTGACACCTTGTAAAAGCCCATACCCCTCGCGCGCCGTCCAGAACTGATTGGACCGGCCTCGCGCCTGCCTGCGCGCAATGCTCCAGAAAAGGGGCGCGAAATGATGACGGCAATGCCTGATTATCGGGTCCACCTGAATGAAGTTCTCATTCTTGTATCGCCTGAGCCAGTCAGAAGGATAAGTCGTCATGATCCTGTTGAAGGGGTCACTGGTGGTTGAAGGGCCCAAGCTCAGCAAATAGCTTTCATAGCCAATGCGACGCAGCACCTTCCGTAGATGGCTTTCCCAATCTCGCCGGTGCAAGTCGGTGGCCAGCACGGAGAAGTCATCCAATACCTCTTTGAAATTAATCCTCAGGAGTACGTCTTCTTTCTTATACCTAAATAAGTCATCCACGATGAATCCCTGCCACTCATAGAAGCTTTTTTGATACAACTCAACATTAAAAAACGGGCCGCTAAACAAGCGACCCGCTGCCCGCCGCTTACAATCCTGATGGGCGACAGTGCTGTTCTATAAAGCTCTTGAATATTCCCAGGCCATCCTCCGTCAAGATACTTTCGGGATGAAACTGGACTCCCTCTATGGGGTAGTCCGCGTGCCGCACGCCCATGATGTATCCATCGTCCGCCGAGGTCGACGTCACGGCCAGTTCCCTAGGCAGGCCCTGGTTTTCAATAATCAACGAATGGTAGCGGGTCGCCTTGATCGAACGGCCCTCGGTATGGGTGTAGACACCCTGACCATCGTTATTGATGGTGCTGATCTTGCCATGCATGACATGGGAGGCTCGAATGACCGACCCGCCAAATGCCAGGCCAATGGCCTGATGCCCAAGGCACACACCCAATATCGGCATACGCCCTTTAAAGTGCCGGATCACCTCGATATAACCGGCTTCCCGCGGATGACCGGGCCCTGGTCCGAGTACACAAAAGTCTGGGGCGTATGCCTCGATTCGCTCAATAAGGTCAGGAACATCGTTGCGCTCCACGTGGGTTTCCAGCCCCAGTTGTTCAAGGTACTGGCTGATAATAAAGACAAAACTGTCATAAGCATCAATCAAGAAAACTTTCATTGCAGCATCTCCTTTCCGGTAACCGCGCGATAGACAGAGCCCATTTTGTAGAAGGTTTCAGTCCACTCTTTATCCGGAACCGAGTCGGCGACCACGCCTGCCGAAGCGCGCAAGTAATAAGTACCGTCTTTATGAACGGCTGAGCGAATGCATAAAGCCGTATTGATGCTGCCGTCGAATCCGATCAGGCCGACCGCTCCGGCATATATCCCGCGACGGTTGTTTTCCATGCTTTCGATAATCTGCATCGCGCGGATTTTCGGTGCGCCAGTCATGGTTCCCGCAGGGAAAGAGGCCTTGATCACATCAAAGGCATCGAAGCCTTTTCGCAATAAACCACGTACGTTGGATACCATGTGATAGAGGTGGGAGTACTCCTCGACCAGCATCAACTCATCGACCTCAAGTGAACCTGGCTGGCAGACGCGACCGATGTCGTTCCTGCATAAATCCACCAGCATCAGATGTTCCGCCCGTTCTTTTTCAGAGCGCGTCATGCTCAGGATCAGCTCGCTGGACGGTATGCCGGGGGTTTTGCCCACAGTACCGGCGATAGGCCTCATCTCGATCAGATCATCCTTGATACGAACAAACAGCTCAGGGCTTGCGCCAATCAGGTCAACACCTCCCAAGTTGGCCAAATACATGTAGGGAGACGGGTTGTTCTTGCGCAACGCCCGATACACGTCAAAGGGTTTGACCGGTGTATCCACCTGCACCTCGTGCCCCAACTGGATTTGATAAATATCACCTTTGCGAATGTGCTCCAACGCCTTGTCGACCCAGCCAAGGAATTGCTCTTTTTGAACCGTATCGCGCGCGACCGTGACCGAGGGATAAATAATCGGTGAGTCAGCAGCCGGGATACCCGCCGCATCCGCCAGCAGTGCAACGTACTCATCGGTGCTACGGGGCTTCCAGAGAGCACTGTTGTTGACCATGACGTCCACTGTTCCATTGGCGTGGAAATACACCAGGGTCTGAAACACGGTCAAGGCAATGATCGGATAATCATTGGTCCGCTCGGTCAGGTCAGGAATATCCTCGACAAAGCGAACGCAGTCATAAGAGAGATAGCCAAAAAACGCGAGACTGGGATTAGTCTGACGCGGAACATCAAACGGAGTTTGTAATGCACGCAACAAGTCCCATACCGCGTCGTTCGAACCAATGCCTATACGCCCTTGGTCATCCAGGACTATTCCCTGTAGCGAAAATGCACTTCTTAGATAACTGATCAGTTGCTCATTCGCCTCGAGTGTTGCATACCCCTCATAAATTTTTACCGCCAGCAGAGGCTCGATTCCGATAATTGTCGCCTTGCGATCCCGGCTGGGGCCGGACAGCGATTCGAGAATGAAGGTTTTATCGGCGCCGAGTACTTTTGTCGCCGCTTCATAGACGACAAGCGGATCGCACTTCAAACGTTTGGTATGTAGTTGAACACTCACGGGTGTGGTTATCCCACGCATGACATCACTCCTTTTTATTAATAACAGCTCACACAGCAGAAAACCGAGCGCACAGGGCGACGCCTCAAACTGTCTGGCAGTTCAACCAGCTAATTATTGATGTGAAGGATTCATCAGCCACGCGCCCATTCGGGGCCCGCAAAAGCACTCACTCAAAAAAGAGACAGAACTTCAGCGCACCATTCGTGTATTACGATTTTCATGGGAACAGCCACGAAAGATCGAATAACAGCGCTCGGCTATTAATGAATTACTTATTAGGGGTGTTTGACTGAAACAGACAGCGAGACACCGGCAGTTGCTAAATTAGCGACGCCAGATGTTGCTTTTGAAAAGCGAAAGATGGGCAGTGTTGGACTCGGAGGAAGATCCGAGGGAGTTCTTCAGCACTGATAGTCGGTAGTACATTTAAGACTTCCTGTGTCTTGAGGGCATTGCAGGACTAATTCCTGAATGCCCGTTGAATACTACTCATAGGTTCAATAAGGGTCAACCTCAATTGCCTACGTTTTATAGGTGCTCTCATCCAGGCTCAGGCAACGCTTGAGCTTCGGCAAGAAACCGCTGGACGGCCTCCAGGGTTTGCTCGGCACACTCCAGATACGGTACATGTCCCGCATCCTCGATAACGCAAATACTGGCCTGCGGCAGAAGCTTGTAGACCTCGTACAGGCACGAAACATCAAATACCCGATCATTGCCGCCCCACACCACCAAGGTCCTGGCTTGAACGTCCGCTAATCGCTGTTGGAGCGGGTACAGTCCGGCGTTCTTGAAGTCCTCGAGTATTTTCCCGACTTTCCCATAGCGCTGTGCCCCCTTGTTAGCCAGCGCCTTCGCGAGAAAAGCCGGGACCTTGGGCGGTCGAGTAAACACCATCTTCCAAAGCGTCTGCATTTCGTCAACACAGCGGTATCCAAAAGGATGTTTGCCGGACTCAAGGAACCGACTCATCGCCGGACTGAACCGTGCCGCCTGCAATCCCGCAGGCGCCATTGCGATTAAACCGGAAACTTCTGCCGGATAAGTGGCCGCATACAGACAGGCAATACACCCCCCGATAGAGCTGCCTATCAAGACAAGGTCCTTGAAGGCGTGCGCCTCGAAAAAACCCCTCAAGCGCTCTACTTGAGCCACGGGGCTATAGCTTTGCAACACGTCGAACGACGACTCGCCTTCCCCGGGAAGGTCCAGGAAAACGCAGTTGCAGGTCTCAACCAACGAATACAGCCCGGGGCCCCACTGATCCTTGCTGGCACCCAGGCCATGAAGGAACACCAGGGTAGGTCCTGTCTTGACACCGCTCGATTGTAAGTAGGCGACCTCATAACCTTGCCCCTTCCAGCGCCGAGCCTTTAGCCTGTAACGAAACCGGTTTTGCTCACGTATGGCGAGCAATACCCATTGACCTGGCCAATTCATCGAACATCACCTCTCAACGGGTTCGCCTATCAATCGGCCGGAGTATTTTCGGCATGCAACTGCCGTGGCGGTAACCGAAACTGACACAAGGCAACCCCCGTCAAAACCGCCACGCCACCGAGGACAAGGCTCAGCGAAACACCTTCCTGCAGAAGCACCTGGCTGACCCCCACCGCAAAAACCGGCACCAATAAAAGGAACGGCGTCAGGCGCTGGACGGGGTGCCGCCCCAAAAGCCAATACCAGAGGCCAAACCCGATGAGTCCACCACTGACGGCGGTATACAGCACGGCACCCCACGCCGTCGGGCTGGCAGTCAGTACCGAACCCCACGCATCCCTTTCCACTGCGGCGGAAACCATTAGCAACTCCGGTGCGGCAATCAATGCCGTCCACGCGCTGATCGCCACGGGATTGAAAGGTCCCCAGCGTTTGGTAAGTACAGTTCCCACCGCGAAAACAAACGCCGCGGCAATCACCAGCAAGACGCCCGACAATGCACCGCCACGGCCAACGCCACCCAACACCGTGAGCACCCCGATCAACGCGATGACAATCCCGGCCACCACCTGCAGGCCAATCCGCTCCTTCAAGACGGCGAAAGCCAGCAGCAACGTGAAGGGGGTCGCCAGTTGGTACGCGACAGCGGAGGTGGATGCGTCCACTCGAGAAATACCGCAGTACAAGAGCCCGAAGTGCAGAGCTCCCACCAGCGAGGCAATCCAGAATACCGGGAGTAATTCGCGGCGTTTGGGGATCCCGCAAAACGGTACCAATACAACGGCCATCAAGGCAAAACGCATGGCTACCATCAGAATTGGCGGAAGTTCCTGCCCCCCAATTTTAACTGCCGTCACCTGAGCGCCCCATAAAAACGCTACCAGTACGGCTATCAACGAATCGCGAATAGGCATTTATCCATCATCCCGTTTGAAATTGGACTTGCTTGAGCAGGCGCAGACGCTCAACGCCTTGGCGCGGGCGTTCGTTCAATTTGTGAAAGTGTTCGAGCAGGCGATCCAGTGTTTCCCGCAGGGCCTGTTCCGCCTCGGGGTCCTGAACCAGTTGCGTGTTGAATGTGGCTGGAAATCCAGAGCCAACGAGCACCATTTTGTTCAGCAGAACGTTCAGCACCACTTGACTAAAAACTGCTGTGTGCCCATACCGGCGCCCCACCACCGCCACCGCGGCCAGCTTGTCCCTTAACGGGCGTTCCCTTGGGCGTAAAAAGCCATACCCCACCCGCTCAAGGAACGCCTGGAATCGACTGTTGGTGCCATAGGCATGCATCACTGGCAGGTACAGGATGGCGTCGGCCTTGGCCATCTCCTCGACAATTGCGGCGACATCGTCCTGCAGCAAACAATCGGTATGAGAGCACGCGTTATCAGCGTCGCAGTAGTCGATACGATAATCGCGCAGCCAGAGGTCCTGGACCGAGGCGCGCCCTTCCAGGTGGCGTCGAATCAACGACACCACCTGGCTGCTGACCCCGTGCGAGCGGCTTGACCCGACAATGACGATCAGCTTCATCAGCTCAGGACGCCTTGGCCAGCGGCGCATCGGCGAGACGCTCGTATTCGAGCAACGACTCCTCCAGCAACTGGCCGGTCAAGTACAGGGTCACACGGGCCACTTCCTTGATCAGCGCCCGCTCTTCATCCGTCTTCACCGAGCGTTGCATCGCCAGGCGAACCTCCTCGGAATGCTTTTCGTCGATGGTCGAATGGGCGACGAAGAATGTCATCTGCTCGTCCTTGAGCCCCAGATCCGTGCGAAACTTGTTCAGGATCGGCTGGATATGCTCATACACCTCTTCCGCCCAGTAGCTGTAGCCCAGTCGAGCAACCGGCCCGAGACGAATGGCGACGTCATTCAGATAAGCGATCAGCGCTTGAGTGGGTGGCAGCGGCGCAGGCAACGACACCGGCAAGGCACCGATGGACTCCAGGTCGCGAATGACCATTTTTTCGTGCCCCAACTCTTCAAGTGCATGCTTATAGACAAAGCGCAGCAGGGTGGTCTGACTCGGATCCGCGCTGAACGCACAGGCGGCCTGATTAATCGAGTTGAACCGGGTGTAGTGGTAAACCTGGAGCATCACTTGCTGATAAAGCTCGACCGTAATCGTCTGCTCAAGGCTATGATTCCAATAACGACCTTTTTTGATTTTGTCCCAGCCGCTATCAACAATCGCGTCCAGTTCCTTGAAAAAATTATCCATGAGCTACTTTTCCCTTGATGGTGTTAAAGACGGTTTCCAATTCCAGGTAAACCAAACTGTAATTGCGTGATGACTGGCGGTTCGTCCAAGTAATATCGTCGGCCAGGACATGGCCGCCGATATCGACATACAGAGCAGCCAGGCGCCCCCGGCATAAAGCCGAGATGTAACGAAACTGCGTATTGGCCTTCAGCCAGATCGCGGTTTGCAGAAGAAACGACCTCAAGTGCAAACCCCCTCTGTACCTCTCATCCAATACCAACCGATTGGCATCAAACGAATCCATGGGGTGAGCGAAGTAATTCCCCACATTAACCACGCGTTCGACAAAGCTCATGCCATGCCCCAATGGCGTTATCCGGAGAGCCCCGACTATTTCGTCGCCATCGAAATAAGCCATGTGGTACGAACAGGTATCGCGTAACGCCTCGGCATCGGAAAAACTTTCTTCATTGGCGGGGTTGTCACCGATATA from Pseudomonas yamanorum harbors:
- a CDS encoding alkene reductase, producing MTTIFDPIKLGDLELSNRIIMAPLTRCRADAGRVPNALMAEYYVQRASAGLILSEATSVTPMGVGYPDTPGIWSNDQVRGWANVTKAVHGAGGKIFLQLWHVGRISHESYLDGEAPVAPSAIAAKGHVSLVRPLADYPTPRALEIAEIADIVDAYRVGAENAKAAGFDGVEVHGANGYLLDQFLQSSTNQRTDNYGGSLENRARLLLEVTDAVIEVWGAGRVGVHLAPRADAHDMGDANLSETFTYVAKELGKRGIAFICSREKEAGDSLGPQLKAAFGGPYIANERFTKDSANAWLASGKADAVAFGVPFIANPDLPARLKADAPLNEAHPETFYAKGPVGYIDYPTLAL
- a CDS encoding autoinducer binding domain-containing protein, which translates into the protein MDDLFRYKKEDVLLRINFKEVLDDFSVLATDLHRRDWESHLRKVLRRIGYESYLLSLGPSTTSDPFNRIMTTYPSDWLRRYKNENFIQVDPIIRHCRHHFAPLFWSIARRQARGRSNQFWTAREGYGLLQGVSIPLRFNEMAGSLNVAQCVSFKDDLGDELNGPLGKLFMLIPFLLEGAQKHLKVVGERPCNLTLRESEVLKWSGVGKTTWEMSCILGCSERTINFHIANASRKLGSFSRRQAVGAALAQGLISL
- a CDS encoding anthranilate synthase component II; its protein translation is MKVFLIDAYDSFVFIISQYLEQLGLETHVERNDVPDLIERIEAYAPDFCVLGPGPGHPREAGYIEVIRHFKGRMPILGVCLGHQAIGLAFGGSVIRASHVMHGKISTINNDGQGVYTHTEGRSIKATRYHSLIIENQGLPRELAVTSTSADDGYIMGVRHADYPIEGVQFHPESILTEDGLGIFKSFIEQHCRPSGL
- a CDS encoding anthranilate synthase component I family protein, with translation MRGITTPVSVQLHTKRLKCDPLVVYEAATKVLGADKTFILESLSGPSRDRKATIIGIEPLLAVKIYEGYATLEANEQLISYLRSAFSLQGIVLDDQGRIGIGSNDAVWDLLRALQTPFDVPRQTNPSLAFFGYLSYDCVRFVEDIPDLTERTNDYPIIALTVFQTLVYFHANGTVDVMVNNSALWKPRSTDEYVALLADAAGIPAADSPIIYPSVTVARDTVQKEQFLGWVDKALEHIRKGDIYQIQLGHEVQVDTPVKPFDVYRALRKNNPSPYMYLANLGGVDLIGASPELFVRIKDDLIEMRPIAGTVGKTPGIPSSELILSMTRSEKERAEHLMLVDLCRNDIGRVCQPGSLEVDELMLVEEYSHLYHMVSNVRGLLRKGFDAFDVIKASFPAGTMTGAPKIRAMQIIESMENNRRGIYAGAVGLIGFDGSINTALCIRSAVHKDGTYYLRASAGVVADSVPDKEWTETFYKMGSVYRAVTGKEMLQ
- a CDS encoding alpha/beta fold hydrolase, which produces MNWPGQWVLLAIREQNRFRYRLKARRWKGQGYEVAYLQSSGVKTGPTLVFLHGLGASKDQWGPGLYSLVETCNCVFLDLPGEGESSFDVLQSYSPVAQVERLRGFFEAHAFKDLVLIGSSIGGCIACLYAATYPAEVSGLIAMAPAGLQAARFSPAMSRFLESGKHPFGYRCVDEMQTLWKMVFTRPPKVPAFLAKALANKGAQRYGKVGKILEDFKNAGLYPLQQRLADVQARTLVVWGGNDRVFDVSCLYEVYKLLPQASICVIEDAGHVPYLECAEQTLEAVQRFLAEAQALPEPG
- a CDS encoding DMT family transporter → MPIRDSLIAVLVAFLWGAQVTAVKIGGQELPPILMVAMRFALMAVVLVPFCGIPKRRELLPVFWIASLVGALHFGLLYCGISRVDASTSAVAYQLATPFTLLLAFAVLKERIGLQVVAGIVIALIGVLTVLGGVGRGGALSGVLLVIAAAFVFAVGTVLTKRWGPFNPVAISAWTALIAAPELLMVSAAVERDAWGSVLTASPTAWGAVLYTAVSGGLIGFGLWYWLLGRHPVQRLTPFLLLVPVFAVGVSQVLLQEGVSLSLVLGGVAVLTGVALCQFRLPPRQLHAENTPAD
- a CDS encoding flavodoxin family protein; this encodes MKLIVIVGSSRSHGVSSQVVSLIRRHLEGRASVQDLWLRDYRIDYCDADNACSHTDCLLQDDVAAIVEEMAKADAILYLPVMHAYGTNSRFQAFLERVGYGFLRPRERPLRDKLAAVAVVGRRYGHTAVFSQVVLNVLLNKMVLVGSGFPATFNTQLVQDPEAEQALRETLDRLLEHFHKLNERPRQGVERLRLLKQVQFQTG
- a CDS encoding iron-containing redox enzyme family protein, whose product is MDNFFKELDAIVDSGWDKIKKGRYWNHSLEQTITVELYQQVMLQVYHYTRFNSINQAACAFSADPSQTTLLRFVYKHALEELGHEKMVIRDLESIGALPVSLPAPLPPTQALIAYLNDVAIRLGPVARLGYSYWAEEVYEHIQPILNKFRTDLGLKDEQMTFFVAHSTIDEKHSEEVRLAMQRSVKTDEERALIKEVARVTLYLTGQLLEESLLEYERLADAPLAKAS